From the genome of Deinococcus aerolatus, one region includes:
- a CDS encoding cytochrome P450, translating into MTVFPALSAPGLPRVQLPVADPAFIQNPYPLLTELREGQPAFLDPHLNRVVLTRHAGISAVLRDRRFGRSALHRYSRDELGWPPPDPAQAQFDAFNGNHMLDSEPPKHTRLRSLVGLAFTPRRVERLQPRIEAILARQLRGLGAGGAFDLVADYAEPLPVTVIAELLGVPPEHRAMLRPWSAAIVRLYEPSAGPQAQADAERAVQDFSALLRDLGGQRRRQPQDDLITALVQAEQAGDRLSEQELIDTCILLLNAGHEASVNGLAAGVLALLRQPEHWDALVAAAPHEDSLPIFRRATEELLRFDTPLPMFERIVLEPLELHGAALYPGDRVSLLYASGNRDPRRFDQPGALNLNRDPNPHLTFGLGIHYCLGAPLARLELALSLRALCRTLPGLRLANADEPGQYTGGFVIRGLARLDVVTA; encoded by the coding sequence GTGACGGTTTTCCCGGCCCTGTCCGCACCGGGCCTGCCGCGCGTGCAGCTGCCGGTGGCGGACCCGGCGTTCATCCAGAACCCCTATCCGCTGCTGACCGAGTTGCGCGAGGGACAGCCGGCCTTTCTCGATCCTCACCTGAACCGGGTGGTGCTGACCCGTCACGCCGGGATCAGTGCGGTGCTGCGCGACAGACGCTTTGGCCGCAGCGCCCTGCACCGTTACTCGCGTGATGAGCTGGGCTGGCCGCCGCCGGATCCCGCGCAGGCGCAGTTCGATGCCTTCAACGGCAACCACATGCTGGACAGCGAGCCGCCCAAGCACACCCGCCTGCGTTCGCTGGTGGGGCTGGCCTTCACGCCGCGCCGGGTCGAGCGGCTGCAACCGCGCATCGAGGCGATTCTGGCCCGGCAGTTGCGCGGTCTGGGGGCCGGCGGCGCTTTCGATCTGGTGGCCGACTACGCCGAACCGCTGCCCGTCACGGTGATTGCCGAACTGCTGGGCGTGCCGCCTGAACACCGCGCCATGCTGCGGCCCTGGTCGGCTGCCATCGTCCGGCTGTACGAGCCCAGCGCCGGACCGCAGGCGCAGGCCGATGCCGAACGCGCCGTGCAGGACTTCAGCGCCCTGCTGCGCGACCTGGGTGGGCAGCGCCGCCGTCAGCCGCAGGACGACCTGATCACCGCCCTGGTTCAGGCCGAACAGGCAGGGGACCGCCTGAGCGAGCAGGAGCTGATCGACACCTGCATTCTGCTGCTCAATGCGGGGCACGAGGCCAGCGTCAACGGGCTGGCGGCCGGGGTGCTGGCGCTGCTGCGGCAGCCCGAACACTGGGACGCGCTGGTGGCGGCGGCCCCACACGAGGACAGCCTGCCCATCTTCCGCCGCGCCACCGAGGAACTGCTGCGTTTCGATACGCCCCTGCCGATGTTCGAGCGCATCGTGCTGGAGCCGCTGGAGTTGCATGGCGCGGCCCTTTATCCGGGGGACCGCGTCTCGCTGCTGTACGCCAGCGGCAACCGCGATCCGCGCAGATTTGATCAGCCCGGCGCCCTGAATCTGAACCGCGATCCCAACCCGCACCTGACCTTCGGCCTGGGCATCCACTACTGTCTGGGAGCGCCGCTGGCCCGCCTGGAACTGGCCCTGAGCCTGCGGGCGCTGTGCCGTACCCTGCCGGGGCTGCGGCTGGCCAACGCGGACGAGCCGGGGCAGTACACCGGCGGCTTCGTGATCCGGGGGCTGGCGAGGCTGGACGTGGTGACGGCTTGA
- a CDS encoding DivIVA domain-containing protein: MTSDTTRDLPSELTSGSTARRDSSRLTPLDIRHQEFPRRFGGYNRDSVRTFLAQISDELEGLLGEQLRERETRTRLERELEELKASQDQIRRAVVAAEKMGHDMRENATRESELIVAHATAQGEGMMREAQARNVELEAQHGARMTALEATFHSRFADLEREHHQLLLERERVQTERINALEREFNDRHTEYTSRLAGARQEYVQFLGGYRALMASFSELSARHVLPDDLALPTSGLPSQHLKGSAARRELSEGPDAAAEQEATKDTALLDGHQFL, encoded by the coding sequence ATGACATCCGACACGACACGAGACCTGCCTTCAGAACTGACTTCCGGCAGCACGGCCCGCCGGGATTCCAGCCGGCTGACCCCGCTGGACATCCGCCACCAGGAATTCCCCCGCAGGTTTGGCGGCTACAACCGCGACAGCGTCCGGACCTTCCTGGCCCAGATTTCCGACGAGCTAGAGGGCCTGCTGGGCGAGCAACTGCGCGAGCGCGAGACGCGCACCCGGCTGGAGCGCGAGCTGGAGGAACTCAAGGCGTCCCAGGACCAGATTCGCCGCGCCGTGGTGGCCGCCGAGAAGATGGGCCACGACATGCGCGAGAACGCCACGCGCGAAAGCGAGCTGATCGTGGCCCACGCCACCGCCCAGGGCGAGGGCATGATGCGCGAGGCCCAGGCCCGCAACGTGGAGCTTGAGGCCCAGCACGGGGCGCGCATGACCGCCCTGGAGGCCACCTTCCACTCCCGCTTCGCCGATCTGGAGCGCGAGCACCACCAGTTGCTGCTGGAGCGCGAGCGGGTGCAGACCGAGCGCATCAACGCGCTGGAACGCGAATTCAACGACCGCCACACCGAGTACACCTCGCGGCTGGCGGGGGCGCGGCAGGAATACGTGCAGTTCCTGGGCGGCTACCGCGCGCTGATGGCCTCCTTTTCCGAGCTGTCGGCCCGGCACGTGCTGCCGGATGACCTGGCCCTGCCCACCTCCGGGCTGCCCAGCCAGCACCTCAAGGGCAGTGCGGCCCGCCGTGAGCTGTCTGAAGGGCCGGATGCTGCCGCAGAGCAGGAGGCCACCAAGGACACGGCCCTGCTCGACGGCCACCAGTTCCTGTGA
- a CDS encoding YggS family pyridoxal phosphate-dependent enzyme gives MSLPEVTLHLRALEQEAGRAPGSAKLVAVTKGQTLESIEKHVLAYGTFPLGEGRAQELRDKAAQRPEWEWHYIGPLQRNKVKYLRPVTLVHAIEAAWQAEAIAEAAAKWGRAPDLLLQLHNGETQKHGIPADELVDTLKSVRETGLTVRGLMVMAPEFGADVAQAEAESRILRLFTDTARQAHDLGLGELSMGMSGDYPLAVRAGATLVRVGRSLFQ, from the coding sequence ATGAGCCTGCCGGAGGTCACCCTTCACCTGCGGGCGCTGGAGCAGGAGGCCGGACGCGCGCCGGGCAGCGCGAAACTGGTGGCTGTGACCAAGGGCCAGACCCTGGAGAGCATCGAGAAACATGTCCTGGCCTACGGCACCTTCCCGCTGGGTGAGGGCCGCGCCCAGGAGCTGCGGGACAAGGCGGCGCAGCGCCCCGAGTGGGAGTGGCACTACATCGGGCCGTTGCAGCGCAACAAGGTCAAGTACCTGCGCCCGGTGACGCTGGTTCACGCCATCGAGGCCGCGTGGCAGGCCGAGGCCATCGCGGAGGCGGCGGCGAAGTGGGGGCGGGCGCCGGACCTGCTGCTGCAACTGCACAACGGCGAGACGCAGAAGCATGGCATTCCGGCGGACGAGCTGGTGGATACCCTGAAAAGCGTGCGTGAAACGGGCCTGACGGTGCGCGGCCTGATGGTCATGGCCCCGGAATTCGGCGCCGACGTGGCGCAGGCCGAGGCCGAAAGCCGTATCCTGCGGCTCTTCACCGACACCGCGCGGCAGGCCCATGACCTGGGACTGGGTGAGCTGAGCATGGGCATGAGTGGCGATTACCCCCTGGCCGTCCGCGCAGGAGCCACCCTGGTGCGGGTGGGAAGGAGCCTGTTTCAATGA